The following coding sequences are from one Candidatus Nitrohelix vancouverensis window:
- the recG gene encoding ATP-dependent DNA helicase RecG, giving the protein MPKENKTPSLEDSLQFVKGVGPKRVLLLKKLGLETIDDALHFLPFRYEDRSQVKTISQLNVGEAVTLAGSITSAGSMRAGHRKKIFEVIVQDETGFVSAKWFQFNEKYMTGKFEVGNAIVLSGTPVNSRYSGSGIEFVHPDVETSSSDKDALEMGQILPVYRTTEGLPVKSMRAIMRQVVEHYADRVEEFLPAHILQANHFPKRSQAFRDAHLPPKGSDIKALESFQSPAQARLIYEELFLIQLGLASRKKLRSFRQTGNPLKTRGELVKDLVKQLPFELTNAQKRVLKEIMEDLEQPHPMNRLLQGDVGSGKTVVALTSLLTAVDNGMQAALMAPTELLCEQHYASLSPYCERLGISIALLTGAGKAKDRARIQENISQGNTQLIVGTHALIQKGVDFNNLGLIVVDEQHRFGVLQREAIGKKGKAPHALIMTATPIPRSLSLTLYGDLSVSYLDESPPGRQPIQTRIFYDKKRMQAYELLSKEIAKGRQAYIVCPLIEESEKMELKAATETLEFIKTTFPDLKAELIHGRMKREERQDVMARFLEGSIQILVATTVIEVGIDVPNASLMIVEHAERFGLSQLHQLRGRVGRGRHLSHCMLIAYFPLSEEGKLRLEAMKNFTDGFAIAEEDLKIRGPGDFMGTRQSGIPLLRVANLLRDFKWLTLAREEATRLIEADPQLQESKHIKLKQALQNTMGDKLDLMAII; this is encoded by the coding sequence ATGCCAAAAGAAAACAAAACTCCATCTCTCGAAGACAGCCTGCAATTCGTCAAAGGCGTCGGCCCAAAACGAGTTCTATTACTCAAAAAACTGGGTCTGGAAACGATTGACGACGCCCTGCATTTTCTTCCGTTTCGCTACGAAGACCGGAGCCAGGTGAAAACCATTTCCCAGTTGAATGTAGGGGAAGCCGTTACCCTGGCTGGGTCGATCACCAGCGCGGGAAGCATGCGCGCGGGTCATCGCAAGAAAATCTTTGAGGTCATCGTCCAGGACGAAACCGGCTTCGTCAGCGCCAAATGGTTTCAGTTCAACGAAAAATACATGACCGGAAAGTTTGAGGTTGGCAACGCCATCGTGCTTTCGGGAACCCCGGTCAACAGCCGCTATTCAGGTTCCGGTATCGAGTTTGTTCACCCCGACGTCGAAACATCCTCCTCCGACAAGGACGCGCTGGAAATGGGGCAAATCCTCCCCGTTTACCGCACGACGGAAGGATTGCCGGTAAAATCCATGCGCGCGATCATGCGCCAGGTCGTCGAGCATTACGCGGATCGCGTTGAAGAATTTCTTCCCGCCCACATTCTACAGGCGAATCATTTTCCCAAACGATCGCAAGCCTTTCGCGACGCGCACCTGCCGCCGAAAGGATCGGACATCAAAGCGCTCGAATCGTTTCAATCGCCAGCGCAGGCGCGACTGATTTATGAAGAGCTGTTCCTCATTCAACTCGGACTCGCTTCCAGAAAAAAACTGCGTTCCTTTCGCCAGACCGGAAACCCATTAAAGACACGCGGAGAGTTGGTGAAAGACCTCGTTAAACAACTTCCGTTTGAATTGACCAATGCGCAGAAACGGGTTCTCAAGGAAATCATGGAAGACCTCGAACAGCCGCACCCGATGAACCGCCTGTTGCAGGGAGATGTTGGAAGCGGCAAAACCGTCGTCGCCTTGACTTCTTTATTGACGGCGGTGGACAACGGCATGCAGGCCGCGCTGATGGCGCCCACGGAATTATTATGCGAACAGCATTACGCCAGCCTGTCGCCTTATTGCGAACGCCTCGGCATCTCTATCGCTCTGCTCACCGGAGCGGGCAAAGCGAAAGACCGAGCGCGGATACAGGAGAATATCAGTCAGGGCAATACCCAGCTCATCGTCGGCACGCACGCGCTGATACAGAAAGGCGTCGACTTCAACAACCTCGGCCTGATCGTCGTCGACGAGCAACACCGCTTCGGCGTCCTGCAACGCGAAGCGATCGGAAAAAAAGGCAAAGCTCCGCACGCCCTCATCATGACGGCGACGCCCATTCCGCGCTCGCTGTCCTTGACGCTCTACGGAGACTTGAGCGTTTCCTATCTCGACGAGTCGCCGCCGGGAAGACAGCCCATACAAACCCGGATTTTTTACGATAAGAAACGCATGCAGGCCTATGAACTTCTGAGCAAGGAAATTGCCAAGGGACGCCAGGCCTACATCGTTTGCCCGCTGATAGAAGAATCTGAGAAAATGGAATTGAAAGCCGCGACCGAAACATTGGAATTCATCAAAACCACCTTCCCTGACTTGAAGGCGGAACTGATTCACGGTCGCATGAAGCGCGAAGAACGCCAGGATGTCATGGCGCGCTTCCTCGAAGGCTCCATCCAGATACTCGTCGCCACCACCGTCATCGAAGTCGGCATCGACGTGCCCAACGCATCGCTCATGATCGTCGAGCATGCGGAACGTTTTGGCTTGTCGCAACTGCATCAACTCAGAGGCCGGGTCGGGCGCGGACGCCACCTTTCTCACTGCATGCTGATCGCCTACTTCCCCCTTTCAGAAGAAGGCAAGCTGAGACTGGAGGCGATGAAAAATTTTACAGACGGCTTTGCGATTGCGGAAGAAGATCTTAAAATAAGAGGGCCTGGGGATTTCATGGGCACGCGCCAGTCGGGCATTCCTCTCTTGCGAGTCGCCAACCTCTTGAGGGATTTCAAATGGCTGACGCTGGCGCGTGAAGAAGCGACGCGCCTGATCGAAGCAGACCCGCAATTGCAGGAAAGCAAACACATCAAACTCAAACAAGCGTTACAAAACACGATGGGCGACAAGCTGGACTTGATGGCGATTATATGA
- a CDS encoding ABC-ATPase domain-containing protein: MSLLVPESLKAVFRQVEGKGYKEYKVLQGKTFPFGRFELCFEHVQGDPFAQPSRLGVTVDLSALGFDAAFYDTPTRRLAMEDYLLRRMHENIALNRISTAGSGKSGVIEAQEASQAVILRSGISIRQGILNAKLFVGLPGSGRSILGLECLRLFEKAVPPILENSLMASPSHTQGISTAIAVLEDYEFLREELTRRGWSAFVADGSSLPRISGDSDLPLPDAVLFEAPAQLEARVQLPHAGSVRGMPFPNGVNLVVGGGFHGKSVLLNALQFAVYPHAPGDGRERVATIANAVKIRAEDGRAVDEIDLSGFMGTLPSVQDTRRFSSRSASGSTSQAVNILEALEAGTQLLLMDEDTCATNFMIRDERMQALIRTENEPITPFLDRALEIYETLGVSCILVMGGSGDYFEPAQEVIAMQEYRPQVVTSEAKRIVRENPGKRRREVAFAFPAVQKRTRLLGGLDFSRGKKDAVVQARRMDSLVMGSVEVNARYVEQWVEPGQLETCGWILKRLKALQLTSASSNVDGVSEILRDIGEQGLESLIPYNSGALSLPRLHEVLAVLNRLR; this comes from the coding sequence ATGAGTTTGCTTGTTCCTGAATCCTTGAAAGCGGTTTTTCGTCAGGTAGAAGGCAAGGGCTATAAAGAATATAAAGTCCTGCAGGGAAAAACTTTTCCGTTCGGTCGGTTTGAATTGTGTTTCGAGCATGTTCAGGGCGATCCCTTTGCGCAACCGTCGCGGCTGGGCGTTACGGTCGATCTTTCAGCGCTTGGGTTTGATGCGGCGTTTTACGACACCCCCACGCGGCGACTGGCGATGGAAGATTATCTTCTGCGCCGAATGCACGAGAACATCGCGCTGAACCGGATCTCGACAGCGGGGTCTGGCAAGAGCGGGGTGATTGAAGCGCAGGAGGCGAGCCAGGCGGTGATCCTGAGAAGCGGCATCAGCATTCGACAGGGAATATTGAACGCAAAACTGTTTGTCGGTCTGCCCGGTTCCGGCCGCTCCATCCTGGGGCTGGAGTGTTTGCGTCTGTTTGAAAAAGCCGTTCCTCCAATTCTCGAAAATTCCCTGATGGCCTCGCCCTCTCATACGCAAGGAATTTCCACCGCCATCGCGGTTCTTGAAGATTATGAATTTTTGCGGGAAGAGTTGACCCGGCGCGGCTGGTCGGCGTTTGTCGCCGATGGGTCGTCGTTGCCGCGAATTTCGGGCGACAGTGATTTGCCTCTGCCGGATGCGGTTTTGTTTGAGGCGCCAGCGCAGTTGGAAGCTCGCGTGCAATTGCCTCATGCCGGAAGCGTGCGCGGCATGCCGTTTCCGAACGGCGTCAACCTGGTGGTTGGCGGCGGTTTTCATGGCAAGAGCGTTTTGCTCAACGCTCTGCAGTTTGCGGTTTACCCTCATGCGCCTGGGGATGGCAGGGAACGGGTTGCGACGATTGCAAACGCGGTCAAGATTCGCGCTGAAGACGGTCGGGCGGTTGACGAGATCGACCTGTCCGGTTTCATGGGAACCCTGCCGTCTGTTCAGGACACGCGACGCTTTTCATCACGATCTGCGAGCGGTTCGACTTCTCAGGCGGTCAATATCCTGGAGGCTTTGGAAGCGGGAACGCAGTTGCTGTTGATGGATGAAGACACCTGCGCCACAAATTTCATGATCCGCGACGAGCGGATGCAGGCCCTGATTCGAACTGAGAATGAGCCAATCACGCCATTTCTGGATCGGGCTTTGGAAATTTATGAAACGCTGGGCGTCAGTTGCATTCTGGTGATGGGCGGGAGCGGCGATTATTTTGAGCCGGCGCAGGAGGTGATCGCCATGCAGGAGTATCGCCCCCAAGTCGTGACGTCGGAAGCGAAGCGAATTGTTCGGGAGAATCCGGGAAAGCGGCGTCGTGAAGTCGCCTTTGCTTTTCCTGCCGTGCAGAAACGAACGCGGTTACTGGGGGGGCTGGATTTTTCACGCGGGAAAAAAGACGCGGTGGTGCAGGCGCGCAGGATGGATTCTCTGGTGATGGGAAGCGTTGAGGTGAACGCGCGTTATGTCGAACAATGGGTCGAGCCGGGACAATTGGAAACCTGCGGCTGGATATTGAAGCGTCTCAAGGCGCTTCAGCTGACGTCCGCCTCGTCCAATGTCGACGGCGTGTCAGAGATACTCAGGGACATCGGCGAACAGGGGCTGGAGTCTCTCATACCTTACAACAGCGGGGCCTTGTCGCTACCGCGCTTGCATGAAGTGTTGGCGGTGTTGAACCGATTGCGCTGA
- a CDS encoding response regulator transcription factor, translating into MTTTDMKQEQIKVLIADDHPLFRQGLKHALSESSDILVTGEARNGYELMETIDKTDFDLILLDLSMPGKSGLEVLKQLKAERPNLPVLVVSMHPEDQYAVRVIKAGASGYITKESNVDILIEAVRKVARGGKYASPEITEKLAFGFFSPSNTPHETLSDREYQVFCMIAQGKSLTEIGKELSLSVKTISTHRSRILEKMGLTRNAELIHYAIQNKLL; encoded by the coding sequence ATGACGACGACAGATATGAAACAAGAACAAATAAAAGTTCTCATCGCCGACGACCACCCTCTCTTCAGACAAGGGCTGAAACACGCTCTTTCGGAAAGCTCCGATATTCTGGTGACAGGAGAAGCCCGGAATGGTTATGAGTTGATGGAGACCATCGACAAAACCGACTTCGACCTCATCCTTCTCGACTTGTCCATGCCAGGAAAAAGCGGACTCGAAGTCCTGAAGCAGTTGAAAGCGGAACGTCCCAATCTTCCCGTTCTCGTCGTCAGCATGCACCCGGAAGATCAATACGCCGTTCGCGTGATAAAAGCAGGAGCTTCGGGATACATCACGAAAGAAAGCAACGTGGATATTCTGATAGAAGCGGTTCGCAAGGTCGCAAGAGGCGGCAAATACGCCAGCCCGGAGATCACTGAGAAGCTCGCCTTTGGCTTTTTCTCGCCCAGCAATACGCCTCACGAAACTTTATCTGATCGCGAATATCAGGTTTTTTGCATGATTGCACAAGGAAAATCCCTCACCGAAATAGGAAAAGAGCTCTCTCTAAGCGTAAAAACTATCAGCACCCACCGATCCCGGATTTTAGAAAAAATGGGACTCACCAGAAACGCTGAACTCATACATTACGCTATACAAAACAAGCTCCTCTAA
- a CDS encoding glycosyl hydrolase: protein MVSTRKGAWLYRGDAQRKTWSVDGPHFLGHIINHMALDPRDGKTLLVAASTGHLGPTLFRSRNHGKTWKEASKPPAFPKAKRGLEGRTVKHTFWLTPGHVSEPGVWYAGTSPQGLFRTEDGGDTWESLPHPNENSTYRNWMGSEQDGTPDGPKMHSILIDPRDPSHMYFSMSGGGVHESIDKGKNWTPLIKGMEVVEDFDASNTAFHDPHCVRLCPSNPDRLYQQNHCGIYRLDRPSSTWVRIGKNMPKRIGDIGFPMVVHPRDADTAWVFPMDGGTVWPRTSPHGKPCVYATNDGGKRWRRLDNGMPAEQAWWTVKRQAMTADAQNPVGLYFGTTSGELWMSRNEGEKWTCIARHLPEIYAVEVAEIR, encoded by the coding sequence ATGGTCTCGACTCGCAAAGGCGCCTGGCTGTATCGTGGCGACGCGCAACGGAAAACATGGAGTGTTGACGGCCCACATTTTCTCGGTCACATCATCAACCACATGGCGCTCGATCCGCGCGACGGCAAGACCTTGTTGGTCGCCGCCTCAACCGGACATCTTGGTCCAACCCTATTCCGATCCCGCAATCACGGCAAAACCTGGAAAGAAGCCTCCAAACCGCCCGCATTTCCCAAAGCCAAACGCGGTCTGGAAGGTCGCACCGTCAAACATACATTCTGGCTCACTCCCGGCCATGTCAGCGAACCCGGCGTCTGGTACGCAGGGACTTCGCCGCAAGGACTGTTTCGCACAGAGGATGGCGGGGACACCTGGGAATCCCTGCCGCATCCAAACGAAAACTCGACCTATCGCAATTGGATGGGGAGCGAGCAAGACGGCACGCCGGACGGCCCCAAAATGCATTCGATCCTGATCGACCCGCGCGACCCGTCTCATATGTATTTTTCGATGTCCGGCGGCGGCGTTCATGAATCCATTGATAAAGGAAAAAACTGGACGCCTCTTATCAAGGGGATGGAAGTCGTCGAAGATTTTGACGCATCCAACACAGCCTTCCATGATCCGCATTGCGTGCGGCTCTGCCCGAGCAATCCGGATCGCTTGTATCAACAAAATCACTGCGGCATTTACCGACTCGACCGCCCCTCTTCAACATGGGTGCGCATTGGCAAGAACATGCCAAAACGCATCGGGGACATTGGCTTCCCCATGGTCGTGCATCCTCGCGATGCAGATACGGCATGGGTGTTTCCGATGGACGGCGGCACGGTGTGGCCGCGCACCAGCCCGCATGGAAAACCCTGCGTTTACGCGACAAACGATGGAGGCAAACGCTGGCGCCGACTCGATAACGGCATGCCAGCGGAACAAGCCTGGTGGACGGTCAAACGGCAGGCGATGACGGCGGACGCGCAGAATCCGGTCGGTCTGTATTTTGGAACCACCAGTGGGGAATTGTGGATGAGTCGAAACGAAGGCGAAAAATGGACTTGCATCGCCCGCCATCTTCCGGAAATCTACGCCGTGGAAGTTGCGGAAATTCGCTGA
- a CDS encoding MoaD/ThiS family protein, which produces MKIIIPSPLYSYTQKREVEAVGSTLASLVDDLDRQYPGLKFRIIDEQNKIRPHMRFFVNDEQVFDLNRPVLPEYKIQIIQALSGG; this is translated from the coding sequence ATGAAAATCATCATCCCCAGCCCCTTATATTCCTACACGCAGAAACGCGAGGTCGAAGCTGTCGGTTCAACGCTCGCCAGTCTGGTCGACGATCTGGATCGACAATACCCCGGCCTGAAATTTCGCATCATCGACGAGCAAAATAAAATTCGTCCCCACATGCGCTTCTTCGTGAACGACGAGCAGGTCTTTGATTTGAATCGACCGGTGCTTCCAGAATATAAAATCCAGATCATACAGGCGCTGAGCGGGGGTTAG
- the gltX gene encoding glutamate--tRNA ligase, whose amino-acid sequence MNTSVRVRFAPSPTGYLHIGGVRTALFNWLYARNSKGKFILRIEDTDVSRSTEESIQEIIESMQWLGLDWDEGPFRQMERREIYDQKITQLIDEGKAYRCYCPPEELDAKRKEAMAKKLKPKYDGTCRNRSDAPEQAPFVVRFKAPEQGDVFVKDLLRGTVTFDNEELDDVILQRSDGTPTYNFVVVVDDGDMGITHVIRGDDHLSNTPRQVLLYDALNIPRPIFAHISMILGPDKTRLSKRHGATSALAYRDMGYLPDALINYLARLGWSHGDQEIFTREEMVQWFSFDSVSVSAAVFNPEKLLWLNHQYIQTKTPLELAALLEPILIRENILQEGHGKSHEEIAAPLHLLKERSQTLVEMANKGEFFYRDALVYDEKAVAKLLTAEAKPLLEQLIQNISAMETLEEATLETSLKSIVEQAGLKLGKLAQPVRVALTGQTASPGIYDVILLLGKERTLERLQAALKLIP is encoded by the coding sequence ATGAATACTTCGGTCCGAGTCCGTTTTGCCCCCAGCCCCACCGGTTATTTGCATATCGGCGGCGTACGCACCGCGCTGTTTAACTGGCTGTATGCGCGTAATAGTAAAGGAAAGTTTATTCTGAGAATCGAGGACACCGACGTCTCCCGCTCCACTGAAGAATCCATTCAGGAGATCATCGAGTCCATGCAATGGCTCGGACTCGACTGGGACGAAGGCCCGTTTCGGCAGATGGAACGGCGCGAAATCTACGATCAGAAAATCACGCAATTGATTGACGAAGGCAAAGCCTACCGTTGCTATTGCCCGCCGGAAGAACTCGACGCCAAGCGCAAGGAAGCGATGGCTAAAAAATTGAAACCCAAATACGACGGAACCTGTCGCAACCGCAGCGATGCGCCCGAGCAAGCTCCCTTTGTCGTCCGCTTTAAAGCGCCTGAACAAGGCGACGTTTTCGTCAAGGATCTGTTGCGCGGAACCGTGACTTTCGACAACGAGGAATTGGACGATGTCATTCTGCAACGAAGCGACGGCACGCCGACCTATAATTTTGTCGTCGTGGTCGACGATGGCGACATGGGAATCACCCACGTCATTCGCGGCGACGACCATTTATCCAACACGCCCCGACAAGTTCTACTCTACGACGCTTTGAACATACCGCGCCCGATCTTCGCGCATATTTCGATGATTCTTGGCCCGGACAAAACGCGGCTCAGCAAACGCCACGGCGCCACGTCCGCCCTGGCCTACCGGGACATGGGTTATCTTCCCGACGCCCTCATCAATTACCTTGCTCGCCTCGGCTGGTCGCATGGAGATCAGGAGATTTTCACGCGCGAAGAAATGGTTCAATGGTTCAGCTTCGATTCGGTCAGCGTCTCCGCCGCCGTCTTCAACCCGGAAAAATTACTCTGGCTGAACCATCAATACATTCAAACCAAAACGCCATTGGAACTGGCCGCTTTGCTGGAGCCGATTTTGATTCGGGAAAATATCCTGCAGGAAGGTCACGGCAAGAGCCATGAAGAAATCGCCGCTCCCCTGCACCTGCTCAAGGAGCGTTCGCAAACACTGGTGGAAATGGCGAACAAAGGGGAATTTTTCTATCGGGACGCTTTGGTCTATGATGAAAAAGCCGTCGCAAAATTACTGACGGCGGAAGCAAAACCTCTGCTCGAACAATTGATCCAGAACATCAGCGCGATGGAAACCCTGGAGGAAGCGACTCTGGAGACAAGCCTCAAATCCATCGTCGAGCAAGCCGGATTGAAACTCGGAAAGCTGGCCCAGCCGGTGCGCGTTGCCTTGACCGGTCAAACCGCCAGCCCGGGAATTTACGATGTGATCCTGCTCCTCGGAAAAGAACGAACGCTCGAACGCCTTCAGGCGGCTCTCAAACTCATCCCCTGA
- a CDS encoding 4Fe-4S dicluster domain-containing protein, whose product MISSLNRAGDWASVVVQPWIVLALIVFAGGIFLARLIPKARTLLLARPVRLATPFGQRLCQLLLMGLGQKKLFKESGAGWMHALIFWGFWALLLRATYFFVIGLFPAWDVSGRLEKGLINGLLLFKDGATLLVMSAALFALYRRLVLKPYRLTLSSEGNLILFLILAIMASDILFDAGWFARMPEEATAWSPLAFMLSPLLGTTWAPALAHNLGYWVHICSILYFLTLLPQSKHFHIITSLPNLFLSDLPSGVNRIHRIDFEDETKESFGVSSLSDFTWKSMLDFYSCTECGRCDRVCPALAADKPLSPKQLTVDLRDFLNQESPYLLKPEGGEGRVAKALLGQVIDDETLWSCTTCGACEEECPVAIEYIPKIIEMRQGLVLNEDRYPAELTQAFKSLETNSNPWGLGRDSRGDWAKGLDVKLWDKENPTEYLYFVGCNGSFDQRGQKIARSIASLLNEAGVDYSILGKDEGCTGDPARRAGNEYLFDMLASQNAETFQQLAVRKVITHCPHCFNSLKNEYPEFGAHLEVVHHSELLNDLIRDGLIERSPDTAGEPSKTVYHDSCYLGRHNDDYESSRSTLKATGNNFSEAENNRERGACCGAGGARFLLEDKVGKSMSHNRLDELMKNDPQTIAVSCPFCVLMLEDAVKSKGLSEKVRVADISELARERMGLKNPAQEQR is encoded by the coding sequence ATGATTTCATCACTTAATAGAGCGGGGGATTGGGCGTCGGTTGTCGTTCAACCCTGGATTGTACTGGCTCTGATCGTTTTCGCAGGAGGAATTTTTCTGGCGCGTTTGATCCCAAAGGCGAGAACGCTCCTTCTGGCTCGTCCAGTCAGACTTGCAACTCCCTTTGGGCAAAGGCTTTGCCAATTGCTGTTGATGGGGTTGGGACAGAAAAAACTATTCAAGGAGTCTGGCGCGGGCTGGATGCATGCGCTGATTTTTTGGGGTTTCTGGGCCTTACTCTTGCGTGCCACTTATTTTTTCGTTATCGGCTTGTTTCCGGCCTGGGATGTGTCGGGCAGGCTGGAAAAAGGTTTGATAAACGGTCTATTATTGTTCAAGGATGGGGCGACCTTGCTGGTCATGTCGGCGGCGCTGTTCGCTCTGTATCGTCGGCTGGTTTTGAAACCCTATCGCCTGACTTTGTCCAGCGAAGGCAACTTGATCCTGTTTTTGATTCTGGCCATCATGGCAAGCGATATCTTGTTCGATGCGGGCTGGTTTGCGCGCATGCCGGAGGAAGCGACGGCCTGGTCTCCGCTGGCTTTCATGCTGAGTCCTTTATTGGGAACAACTTGGGCGCCTGCTCTTGCGCATAATCTGGGTTACTGGGTGCATATTTGCAGTATTTTGTATTTTTTGACCTTATTGCCTCAAAGCAAACATTTCCATATCATCACTTCCTTGCCCAACCTGTTTTTATCGGATCTCCCTTCTGGAGTTAACCGGATTCACCGAATCGATTTTGAGGACGAAACGAAAGAGTCCTTCGGCGTATCAAGTCTTTCGGATTTCACCTGGAAATCCATGCTGGATTTTTACTCCTGCACCGAGTGCGGGCGATGCGACCGGGTCTGTCCCGCACTGGCGGCGGATAAACCGCTTTCGCCGAAACAGTTGACGGTGGATTTGCGGGATTTCCTGAATCAGGAATCGCCTTATCTGCTCAAGCCGGAAGGCGGCGAGGGAAGAGTCGCGAAGGCCCTGCTGGGGCAGGTGATTGATGATGAAACCTTGTGGTCCTGCACCACCTGCGGCGCCTGTGAGGAGGAATGTCCGGTTGCTATTGAATACATTCCCAAGATCATCGAGATGCGGCAGGGGCTGGTGTTGAACGAAGACCGTTACCCGGCGGAACTGACGCAGGCGTTCAAATCGCTGGAGACCAACAGCAATCCCTGGGGCCTGGGTCGCGATTCGCGCGGCGATTGGGCGAAGGGCCTGGATGTGAAGCTGTGGGATAAAGAGAATCCGACTGAATACTTATACTTTGTCGGTTGCAACGGTTCCTTCGATCAGCGCGGACAAAAGATCGCGCGGTCCATCGCTTCATTATTAAATGAAGCGGGCGTCGATTATTCCATTCTGGGCAAGGACGAAGGTTGCACCGGCGATCCGGCGCGACGAGCGGGCAACGAATATTTATTCGATATGCTGGCCTCGCAAAATGCGGAGACTTTTCAACAGCTCGCGGTGCGAAAAGTTATCACGCATTGTCCGCATTGTTTCAATTCTCTCAAGAACGAGTACCCGGAATTTGGCGCGCATCTGGAGGTCGTCCATCATTCCGAATTGCTGAACGATTTGATCCGCGACGGCTTGATCGAGCGCAGTCCCGACACAGCGGGTGAACCGTCGAAAACGGTCTATCATGACTCCTGTTATCTCGGACGTCATAACGACGATTATGAATCTTCGCGTTCGACGCTCAAGGCGACGGGAAATAATTTTTCAGAAGCGGAAAACAATCGAGAACGCGGGGCCTGTTGCGGCGCGGGCGGCGCCCGATTTTTGCTGGAGGACAAGGTCGGAAAGTCGATGAGCCACAACCGCCTCGATGAATTGATGAAAAACGATCCGCAAACGATTGCGGTTTCCTGTCCTTTTTGCGTGTTGATGCTGGAGGACGCGGTGAAGTCGAAAGGCTTGTCTGAGAAAGTCCGGGTCGCGGACATCTCTGAACTGGCGCGGGAGCGGATGGGTTTAAAGAACCCGGCGCAAGAGCAGAGATGA
- a CDS encoding DUF420 domain-containing protein, which yields MKELLASPGFLVSAGTMGGDVSYLLALVFTGLFLFAWRYAKKSEGTKHHNLVMISMVSMIVYFCAYYYARQLGVLSLEGKEGFGGPQEIYDNVFIPILTFHLILVTLGLIIAPYMIVQGTRACEKINGEFSLKSGDQKMKPETFKKVMLTILGVWLVNQVFQSAVRNISMASSIAWALIFLTIALVVSLEKFIEKMWPEGARRHRILGRAAMVIYALTLISSTMTYLMLYVIYPKV from the coding sequence ATGAAAGAACTACTTGCCAGCCCTGGATTTCTGGTTTCCGCCGGAACCATGGGCGGGGATGTCAGCTATTTACTGGCCCTCGTATTTACGGGGCTTTTTTTGTTCGCATGGCGATACGCCAAGAAATCGGAAGGAACCAAACACCACAATCTGGTGATGATCTCAATGGTTTCGATGATTGTCTATTTCTGCGCCTATTATTATGCAAGACAACTCGGCGTCTTGTCGCTGGAAGGCAAGGAAGGATTTGGCGGCCCGCAAGAAATCTACGACAACGTATTTATACCCATCCTGACCTTTCACCTGATTCTGGTCACGCTGGGACTGATTATCGCGCCCTACATGATTGTTCAAGGCACCCGGGCCTGCGAAAAAATCAATGGCGAGTTCAGTCTCAAATCCGGCGATCAGAAGATGAAACCGGAGACCTTCAAAAAGGTGATGCTCACCATTTTGGGAGTTTGGCTCGTCAATCAGGTATTTCAGAGCGCCGTCCGCAATATTTCCATGGCGTCCAGCATTGCCTGGGCCTTGATCTTTCTCACCATCGCCCTGGTTGTCAGTCTCGAAAAATTTATCGAAAAAATGTGGCCGGAAGGGGCTAGACGGCATCGGATTCTCGGCCGAGCCGCCATGGTCATCTACGCGCTGACTCTGATTTCAAGCACAATGACTTATCTGATGCTGTACGTAATCTACCCTAAAGTGTAG
- the cobC gene encoding alpha-ribazole phosphatase, translating to MKLNPSCRVYLIRHGETANAGKVRFNGHHDIRLSPRGEQQLAQISEAMQQVPLEAVYCSNLSRTQTSADIIAKPHGLTPIAYPELRELSFGQWEGLSIDEVEEKFPGRYMALFRDIANERPPEGESFHELQQRTVPRFMDIIRNHPQGKIAIVAHGGVNRTILCQLLGIPIANMFRLNQEYAAVNVIQFYGEDPVVELMGADHNFLQWEAPPEKTEKIQ from the coding sequence ATGAAGCTGAATCCATCCTGCCGCGTTTACCTGATCCGACACGGGGAAACCGCCAACGCCGGAAAAGTGCGTTTCAATGGGCACCACGATATTCGTTTGTCGCCGCGAGGCGAACAACAACTCGCTCAGATTTCCGAAGCCATGCAACAGGTTCCCCTGGAAGCGGTCTATTGCAGTAACCTGTCGCGCACGCAGACCAGCGCCGATATCATCGCGAAACCGCATGGCCTGACGCCGATCGCCTACCCCGAACTCAGAGAGCTTTCCTTTGGGCAATGGGAGGGCCTCAGCATCGACGAGGTCGAAGAAAAGTTCCCCGGTCGTTATATGGCCTTATTCCGGGACATCGCGAACGAGCGACCGCCTGAAGGCGAATCCTTCCATGAACTGCAACAGCGAACGGTTCCGCGCTTCATGGACATCATCCGCAATCATCCGCAAGGAAAGATCGCCATCGTCGCGCATGGCGGAGTCAACCGAACCATCCTCTGTCAATTACTGGGAATTCCCATCGCCAACATGTTCCGGCTCAATCAGGAATACGCCGCCGTCAACGTCATCCAGTTTTACGGAGAGGACCCCGTCGTCGAACTCATGGGAGCCGATCATAATTTCCTGCAATGGGAAGCGCCTCCTGAAAAAACCGAAAAAATTCAATAA